The following coding sequences lie in one Hippopotamus amphibius kiboko isolate mHipAmp2 chromosome 7, mHipAmp2.hap2, whole genome shotgun sequence genomic window:
- the LMF2 gene encoding lipase maturation factor 2 isoform X2, with protein MAGSRLPRQLFLQGVAAVFLFAFASLYTQIPGLYGPEGILPARRTLRPQGKGRWKQLWETPTLLWEAPLLGLDTAQGLELLSLLGALLALGALLLHQLRHPLVYLLLWASYLSAYQVGQVFLYFQWDSLLLEAGFLAVLVAPLRLPPHRKQPQGRLAGVSPHEGLPFWLVRWLLFRLMFASGVVKLTSRCPAWWGLTALTYHYETQCLPTPASWFAHQLPVWLHKLSVVATFVIEIAVPPLFFVPIRRLRLAAFYSQVLLQVLIIITGNYNFFNLLTLVLTSALLDEAHLAAASGSSHRRKTPPSWPKVLLAVLSLLLELAVYGLLAYGTGRCFGLEVDWKQRTVHSKTTFTFHQFSQWLKTVTLPTMWLGAASLAWELLTALWRWTHVRGWLQKFCAAVQLSIFGTATVALFTVSLVPYSYMEPSTHGRLWTGAHRLFGTVEHLQLANSYGLFRRMTGLGGRPEVVLEGSYDGHHWTEIEFMYKPGNVSRAPPIVAPHQPRLDWQMWFAALGPHTHSPWFTSLVLRLLQGKEPVIRLIQNHAPSYPFHQQPPTYVRAQRYKYWFSPPGEQGQWWRRQWVEEFFPPVSLGDPTLDALLRQFGLQDKSPPRARSSSNALTQALHWVRKQLSPLEAPVLLWGLLGTVGAIRVTQALLGPRSSPRAKEEKHRPAPREHVVAASKPASPAPSTSSGSQTPRRKKQPPPAGPTS; from the exons ATGGCGGGCTCCAGGCTCCCACGGCAGCTCTTTCTCCAGGGCGTGGCCGCTGTCTTCCTGTTCGCCTTCGCTTCTCTCTACACCCAGATCCCGG GCCTGTATGGTCCTGAGGGCATCCTGCCTGCACGGAGGACACTGCGGCCGCAGGGAAAGGGACGCTGGAAGCAGCTGTGGGAGACCCCAACGCTGCTGTGGGAGGCGCCGCTCCTGGGGCTGGACACGGCGCAGGGCCTGGAGCTGCTCAGCCTGCTGGGCGCCCTGCTGGCCCTGGGCGCCCTGCTGCTGCACCAGCTGCGCCACCCGCTCGTCTACCTGCTGCTCTGGGCCTCCTACCTGTCTGCCTACCAG GTGGGCCAggtgtttctttatttccagTG GGATtccctgctgctggaggctgGCTTCCTGGCTGTGCTGGTGGCCCCTCTGAGGCTGCCCCCCCATCGCAAGCAGCCCCAGGGCAGGCTGGCAGGGGTCTCACCCCATGAAGGCCTCCCCTTCTGGCTCGTGCGCTGGCTGCTGTTTCGCCTCATGTTTGCCTCGGGTGTGGTCAAGCTGACCAGCCGTTGCCCCGCATGGTGGGGGCTCACTG CCCTCACCTACCACTACGAGACTCAGTGCCTGCCCACGCCTGCCTCCTGGTTTGCCCACCAGCTGCCcgtctggctgcacaagctcagCGTGGTGGCCACCTTTGTCATCGAGATCGCAGTGCCCCCTCTGTTCTTCGTTCCCATTCGCCGCCTGCGCCTGGCTGCCTTCTACTCCCAG GTCTTGCTGCAAGTCCTGATCATCATCACTGGCAACTACAACTTCTTCAACCTGCTCACCCTGGTGCTCACCTCCGCCCTTCTGGATGAGGCACACCTGGCTGCCGCGTCTGGCAGCAGCCATCGCAGGAAGACACCCCCCT CCTGGCCCAAGGTTCTGCTGGCCGTGCTGTCCCTGCTGCTGGAATTGGCCGTCTACGGGCTGCTGGCCTACGGCACGGGGCGCTGCTTTGGCCTGGAGGTGGACTGGAAGCAGCGCACGGTTCACTCCAAAACCA CCTTCACCTTCCACCAGTTCTCCCAGTGGCTGAAGACGGTGACCCTACCCACCATGTGGCTGGGCGCGGCCTCCCTTGCCTGGGAACTGCTGACCGCCCTCTGGAG gtgGACCCACGTGCGAGGGTGGCTGCAGAAGTTCTGTGCTGCAGTCCAGCTGTCCATCTTTGGCACGGCCACGGTCGCTTTGTTCACAGTCAGCCTG GTGCCCTACTCCTACATGGAGCCCTCGACCCACGGGCGCCTCTGGACTGGGGCCCACCGCCTGTTTGGCACCGTGGAGCACCTGCAGCTGGCCAACTCCTACGGCCTCTTCCGCCGGATGACTGGTCTGGGTGGGCGGCCTGAGGTGGTGCTGGAGGGCAGCTATGATGGGCACCACTGGACG GAGATCGAGTTCATGTACAAGCCCGGGAATGTGAGCCGGGCGCCCCCCATCGTGGCGCCCCACCAGCCGCGCCTCGACTGGCAGATGTGGTTCGCGGCCCTGGGGCCACACACGCACAGCCCCTGGTTCACGAGCCTGGTCCTCCGCCTGCTGCAGGGCAAGGAGCCTG TGATCCGCCTCATCCAGAACCACGCGCCCAGCTACCCCTTCCACCAGCAGCCGCCCACTTACGTGCGGGCGCAGCGCTACAAGTACTGGTTCTCGCCGCCCGGGGAGCAGGG CCAGTGGTGGCGGCGCCAGTGGGTGGAGGAGTTTTTCCCGCCCGTGTCCCTGGGGGACCCGACGCTGGACGCGCTGCTCAGGCAGTTTGGCCTTCAG GACAAAAGCCCACCCCGGGCCCGCAGCTCCAGCAACGCCCTGACCCAGGCCCTCCACTGGGTGCGGAAACAGCTGTCTCCCCTGGAGGCCCCCGtcctgctctgggggctcctcggGACCGTGGGGGCGATTCGGGTCACGCAGGCCCTGCTGGGCCCCCGGTCCTCCCCTCGGGCCAAGGAGGAGAAGCACAGGCCCGCGCCCCGGGAGCACGTAGTAGCCGCCAGCAAACCCGCGTCCCCAGCGCCCAGCACCAGCAGCGGTTCCCAGACCCCTCGGCGGAAGAAGCAGCCGCCTCCTGCCGGCCCCACGTCCTGA
- the LMF2 gene encoding lipase maturation factor 2 isoform X1: MAGSRLPRQLFLQGVAAVFLFAFASLYTQIPGLYGPEGILPARRTLRPQGKGRWKQLWETPTLLWEAPLLGLDTAQGLELLSLLGALLALGALLLHQLRHPLVYLLLWASYLSAYQVGQVFLYFQWDSLLLEAGFLAVLVAPLRLPPHRKQPQGRLAGVSPHEGLPFWLVRWLLFRLMFASGVVKLTSRCPAWWGLTALTYHYETQCLPTPASWFAHQLPVWLHKLSVVATFVIEIAVPPLFFVPIRRLRLAAFYSQVLLQVLIIITGNYNFFNLLTLVLTSALLDEAHLAAASGSSHRRKTPPSWPKVLLAVLSLLLELAVYGLLAYGTGRCFGLEVDWKQRTVHSKTSECQPGAQRAEAGPSLLTPPPSTAFTFHQFSQWLKTVTLPTMWLGAASLAWELLTALWRWTHVRGWLQKFCAAVQLSIFGTATVALFTVSLVPYSYMEPSTHGRLWTGAHRLFGTVEHLQLANSYGLFRRMTGLGGRPEVVLEGSYDGHHWTEIEFMYKPGNVSRAPPIVAPHQPRLDWQMWFAALGPHTHSPWFTSLVLRLLQGKEPVIRLIQNHAPSYPFHQQPPTYVRAQRYKYWFSPPGEQGQWWRRQWVEEFFPPVSLGDPTLDALLRQFGLQDKSPPRARSSSNALTQALHWVRKQLSPLEAPVLLWGLLGTVGAIRVTQALLGPRSSPRAKEEKHRPAPREHVVAASKPASPAPSTSSGSQTPRRKKQPPPAGPTS; this comes from the exons ATGGCGGGCTCCAGGCTCCCACGGCAGCTCTTTCTCCAGGGCGTGGCCGCTGTCTTCCTGTTCGCCTTCGCTTCTCTCTACACCCAGATCCCGG GCCTGTATGGTCCTGAGGGCATCCTGCCTGCACGGAGGACACTGCGGCCGCAGGGAAAGGGACGCTGGAAGCAGCTGTGGGAGACCCCAACGCTGCTGTGGGAGGCGCCGCTCCTGGGGCTGGACACGGCGCAGGGCCTGGAGCTGCTCAGCCTGCTGGGCGCCCTGCTGGCCCTGGGCGCCCTGCTGCTGCACCAGCTGCGCCACCCGCTCGTCTACCTGCTGCTCTGGGCCTCCTACCTGTCTGCCTACCAG GTGGGCCAggtgtttctttatttccagTG GGATtccctgctgctggaggctgGCTTCCTGGCTGTGCTGGTGGCCCCTCTGAGGCTGCCCCCCCATCGCAAGCAGCCCCAGGGCAGGCTGGCAGGGGTCTCACCCCATGAAGGCCTCCCCTTCTGGCTCGTGCGCTGGCTGCTGTTTCGCCTCATGTTTGCCTCGGGTGTGGTCAAGCTGACCAGCCGTTGCCCCGCATGGTGGGGGCTCACTG CCCTCACCTACCACTACGAGACTCAGTGCCTGCCCACGCCTGCCTCCTGGTTTGCCCACCAGCTGCCcgtctggctgcacaagctcagCGTGGTGGCCACCTTTGTCATCGAGATCGCAGTGCCCCCTCTGTTCTTCGTTCCCATTCGCCGCCTGCGCCTGGCTGCCTTCTACTCCCAG GTCTTGCTGCAAGTCCTGATCATCATCACTGGCAACTACAACTTCTTCAACCTGCTCACCCTGGTGCTCACCTCCGCCCTTCTGGATGAGGCACACCTGGCTGCCGCGTCTGGCAGCAGCCATCGCAGGAAGACACCCCCCT CCTGGCCCAAGGTTCTGCTGGCCGTGCTGTCCCTGCTGCTGGAATTGGCCGTCTACGGGCTGCTGGCCTACGGCACGGGGCGCTGCTTTGGCCTGGAGGTGGACTGGAAGCAGCGCACGGTTCACTCCAAAACCAGTGAGTGCCAGCCAGGGGCCCAGAGGGCAGAGGCCGGGCCCTCCCTCCTCACACCCCCTCCTTCCACAGCCTTCACCTTCCACCAGTTCTCCCAGTGGCTGAAGACGGTGACCCTACCCACCATGTGGCTGGGCGCGGCCTCCCTTGCCTGGGAACTGCTGACCGCCCTCTGGAG gtgGACCCACGTGCGAGGGTGGCTGCAGAAGTTCTGTGCTGCAGTCCAGCTGTCCATCTTTGGCACGGCCACGGTCGCTTTGTTCACAGTCAGCCTG GTGCCCTACTCCTACATGGAGCCCTCGACCCACGGGCGCCTCTGGACTGGGGCCCACCGCCTGTTTGGCACCGTGGAGCACCTGCAGCTGGCCAACTCCTACGGCCTCTTCCGCCGGATGACTGGTCTGGGTGGGCGGCCTGAGGTGGTGCTGGAGGGCAGCTATGATGGGCACCACTGGACG GAGATCGAGTTCATGTACAAGCCCGGGAATGTGAGCCGGGCGCCCCCCATCGTGGCGCCCCACCAGCCGCGCCTCGACTGGCAGATGTGGTTCGCGGCCCTGGGGCCACACACGCACAGCCCCTGGTTCACGAGCCTGGTCCTCCGCCTGCTGCAGGGCAAGGAGCCTG TGATCCGCCTCATCCAGAACCACGCGCCCAGCTACCCCTTCCACCAGCAGCCGCCCACTTACGTGCGGGCGCAGCGCTACAAGTACTGGTTCTCGCCGCCCGGGGAGCAGGG CCAGTGGTGGCGGCGCCAGTGGGTGGAGGAGTTTTTCCCGCCCGTGTCCCTGGGGGACCCGACGCTGGACGCGCTGCTCAGGCAGTTTGGCCTTCAG GACAAAAGCCCACCCCGGGCCCGCAGCTCCAGCAACGCCCTGACCCAGGCCCTCCACTGGGTGCGGAAACAGCTGTCTCCCCTGGAGGCCCCCGtcctgctctgggggctcctcggGACCGTGGGGGCGATTCGGGTCACGCAGGCCCTGCTGGGCCCCCGGTCCTCCCCTCGGGCCAAGGAGGAGAAGCACAGGCCCGCGCCCCGGGAGCACGTAGTAGCCGCCAGCAAACCCGCGTCCCCAGCGCCCAGCACCAGCAGCGGTTCCCAGACCCCTCGGCGGAAGAAGCAGCCGCCTCCTGCCGGCCCCACGTCCTGA
- the LMF2 gene encoding lipase maturation factor 2 isoform X4, which produces MAGSRLPRQLFLQGVAAVFLFAFASLYTQIPGLYGPEGILPARRTLRPQGKGRWKQLWETPTLLWEAPLLGLDTAQGLELLSLLGALLALGALLLHQLRHPLVYLLLWASYLSAYQVGQVFLYFQCPHLPLRDSVPAHACLLVCPPAARLAAQAQRGGHLCHRDRSAPSVLRSHSPPAPGCLLLPAWPKVLLAVLSLLLELAVYGLLAYGTGRCFGLEVDWKQRTVHSKTSECQPGAQRAEAGPSLLTPPPSTAFTFHQFSQWLKTVTLPTMWLGAASLAWELLTALWRWTHVRGWLQKFCAAVQLSIFGTATVALFTVSLVPYSYMEPSTHGRLWTGAHRLFGTVEHLQLANSYGLFRRMTGLGGRPEVVLEGSYDGHHWTEIEFMYKPGNVSRAPPIVAPHQPRLDWQMWFAALGPHTHSPWFTSLVLRLLQGKEPVIRLIQNHAPSYPFHQQPPTYVRAQRYKYWFSPPGEQGQWWRRQWVEEFFPPVSLGDPTLDALLRQFGLQDKSPPRARSSSNALTQALHWVRKQLSPLEAPVLLWGLLGTVGAIRVTQALLGPRSSPRAKEEKHRPAPREHVVAASKPASPAPSTSSGSQTPRRKKQPPPAGPTS; this is translated from the exons ATGGCGGGCTCCAGGCTCCCACGGCAGCTCTTTCTCCAGGGCGTGGCCGCTGTCTTCCTGTTCGCCTTCGCTTCTCTCTACACCCAGATCCCGG GCCTGTATGGTCCTGAGGGCATCCTGCCTGCACGGAGGACACTGCGGCCGCAGGGAAAGGGACGCTGGAAGCAGCTGTGGGAGACCCCAACGCTGCTGTGGGAGGCGCCGCTCCTGGGGCTGGACACGGCGCAGGGCCTGGAGCTGCTCAGCCTGCTGGGCGCCCTGCTGGCCCTGGGCGCCCTGCTGCTGCACCAGCTGCGCCACCCGCTCGTCTACCTGCTGCTCTGGGCCTCCTACCTGTCTGCCTACCAG GTGGGCCAggtgtttctttatttccagTG CCCTCACCTACCACTACGAGACTCAGTGCCTGCCCACGCCTGCCTCCTGGTTTGCCCACCAGCTGCCcgtctggctgcacaagctcagCGTGGTGGCCACCTTTGTCATCGAGATCGCAGTGCCCCCTCTGTTCTTCGTTCCCATTCGCCGCCTGCGCCTGGCTGCCTTCTACTCCCAG CCTGGCCCAAGGTTCTGCTGGCCGTGCTGTCCCTGCTGCTGGAATTGGCCGTCTACGGGCTGCTGGCCTACGGCACGGGGCGCTGCTTTGGCCTGGAGGTGGACTGGAAGCAGCGCACGGTTCACTCCAAAACCAGTGAGTGCCAGCCAGGGGCCCAGAGGGCAGAGGCCGGGCCCTCCCTCCTCACACCCCCTCCTTCCACAGCCTTCACCTTCCACCAGTTCTCCCAGTGGCTGAAGACGGTGACCCTACCCACCATGTGGCTGGGCGCGGCCTCCCTTGCCTGGGAACTGCTGACCGCCCTCTGGAG gtgGACCCACGTGCGAGGGTGGCTGCAGAAGTTCTGTGCTGCAGTCCAGCTGTCCATCTTTGGCACGGCCACGGTCGCTTTGTTCACAGTCAGCCTG GTGCCCTACTCCTACATGGAGCCCTCGACCCACGGGCGCCTCTGGACTGGGGCCCACCGCCTGTTTGGCACCGTGGAGCACCTGCAGCTGGCCAACTCCTACGGCCTCTTCCGCCGGATGACTGGTCTGGGTGGGCGGCCTGAGGTGGTGCTGGAGGGCAGCTATGATGGGCACCACTGGACG GAGATCGAGTTCATGTACAAGCCCGGGAATGTGAGCCGGGCGCCCCCCATCGTGGCGCCCCACCAGCCGCGCCTCGACTGGCAGATGTGGTTCGCGGCCCTGGGGCCACACACGCACAGCCCCTGGTTCACGAGCCTGGTCCTCCGCCTGCTGCAGGGCAAGGAGCCTG TGATCCGCCTCATCCAGAACCACGCGCCCAGCTACCCCTTCCACCAGCAGCCGCCCACTTACGTGCGGGCGCAGCGCTACAAGTACTGGTTCTCGCCGCCCGGGGAGCAGGG CCAGTGGTGGCGGCGCCAGTGGGTGGAGGAGTTTTTCCCGCCCGTGTCCCTGGGGGACCCGACGCTGGACGCGCTGCTCAGGCAGTTTGGCCTTCAG GACAAAAGCCCACCCCGGGCCCGCAGCTCCAGCAACGCCCTGACCCAGGCCCTCCACTGGGTGCGGAAACAGCTGTCTCCCCTGGAGGCCCCCGtcctgctctgggggctcctcggGACCGTGGGGGCGATTCGGGTCACGCAGGCCCTGCTGGGCCCCCGGTCCTCCCCTCGGGCCAAGGAGGAGAAGCACAGGCCCGCGCCCCGGGAGCACGTAGTAGCCGCCAGCAAACCCGCGTCCCCAGCGCCCAGCACCAGCAGCGGTTCCCAGACCCCTCGGCGGAAGAAGCAGCCGCCTCCTGCCGGCCCCACGTCCTGA
- the LMF2 gene encoding lipase maturation factor 2 isoform X3, with amino-acid sequence MVLRASCLHGGHCGRRERDAGSSCGRPQRCCGRRRSWGWTRRRAWSCSACWAPCWPWAPCCCTSCATRSSTCCSGPPTCLPTRWARCFFISSALTYHYETQCLPTPASWFAHQLPVWLHKLSVVATFVIEIAVPPLFFVPIRRLRLAAFYSQVLLQVLIIITGNYNFFNLLTLVLTSALLDEAHLAAASGSSHRRKTPPSWPKVLLAVLSLLLELAVYGLLAYGTGRCFGLEVDWKQRTVHSKTSECQPGAQRAEAGPSLLTPPPSTAFTFHQFSQWLKTVTLPTMWLGAASLAWELLTALWRWTHVRGWLQKFCAAVQLSIFGTATVALFTVSLVPYSYMEPSTHGRLWTGAHRLFGTVEHLQLANSYGLFRRMTGLGGRPEVVLEGSYDGHHWTEIEFMYKPGNVSRAPPIVAPHQPRLDWQMWFAALGPHTHSPWFTSLVLRLLQGKEPVIRLIQNHAPSYPFHQQPPTYVRAQRYKYWFSPPGEQGQWWRRQWVEEFFPPVSLGDPTLDALLRQFGLQDKSPPRARSSSNALTQALHWVRKQLSPLEAPVLLWGLLGTVGAIRVTQALLGPRSSPRAKEEKHRPAPREHVVAASKPASPAPSTSSGSQTPRRKKQPPPAGPTS; translated from the exons ATGGTCCTGAGGGCATCCTGCCTGCACGGAGGACACTGCGGCCGCAGGGAAAGGGACGCTGGAAGCAGCTGTGGGAGACCCCAACGCTGCTGTGGGAGGCGCCGCTCCTGGGGCTGGACACGGCGCAGGGCCTGGAGCTGCTCAGCCTGCTGGGCGCCCTGCTGGCCCTGGGCGCCCTGCTGCTGCACCAGCTGCGCCACCCGCTCGTCTACCTGCTGCTCTGGGCCTCCTACCTGTCTGCCTACCAG GTGGGCCAggtgtttctttatttccagTG CCCTCACCTACCACTACGAGACTCAGTGCCTGCCCACGCCTGCCTCCTGGTTTGCCCACCAGCTGCCcgtctggctgcacaagctcagCGTGGTGGCCACCTTTGTCATCGAGATCGCAGTGCCCCCTCTGTTCTTCGTTCCCATTCGCCGCCTGCGCCTGGCTGCCTTCTACTCCCAG GTCTTGCTGCAAGTCCTGATCATCATCACTGGCAACTACAACTTCTTCAACCTGCTCACCCTGGTGCTCACCTCCGCCCTTCTGGATGAGGCACACCTGGCTGCCGCGTCTGGCAGCAGCCATCGCAGGAAGACACCCCCCT CCTGGCCCAAGGTTCTGCTGGCCGTGCTGTCCCTGCTGCTGGAATTGGCCGTCTACGGGCTGCTGGCCTACGGCACGGGGCGCTGCTTTGGCCTGGAGGTGGACTGGAAGCAGCGCACGGTTCACTCCAAAACCAGTGAGTGCCAGCCAGGGGCCCAGAGGGCAGAGGCCGGGCCCTCCCTCCTCACACCCCCTCCTTCCACAGCCTTCACCTTCCACCAGTTCTCCCAGTGGCTGAAGACGGTGACCCTACCCACCATGTGGCTGGGCGCGGCCTCCCTTGCCTGGGAACTGCTGACCGCCCTCTGGAG gtgGACCCACGTGCGAGGGTGGCTGCAGAAGTTCTGTGCTGCAGTCCAGCTGTCCATCTTTGGCACGGCCACGGTCGCTTTGTTCACAGTCAGCCTG GTGCCCTACTCCTACATGGAGCCCTCGACCCACGGGCGCCTCTGGACTGGGGCCCACCGCCTGTTTGGCACCGTGGAGCACCTGCAGCTGGCCAACTCCTACGGCCTCTTCCGCCGGATGACTGGTCTGGGTGGGCGGCCTGAGGTGGTGCTGGAGGGCAGCTATGATGGGCACCACTGGACG GAGATCGAGTTCATGTACAAGCCCGGGAATGTGAGCCGGGCGCCCCCCATCGTGGCGCCCCACCAGCCGCGCCTCGACTGGCAGATGTGGTTCGCGGCCCTGGGGCCACACACGCACAGCCCCTGGTTCACGAGCCTGGTCCTCCGCCTGCTGCAGGGCAAGGAGCCTG TGATCCGCCTCATCCAGAACCACGCGCCCAGCTACCCCTTCCACCAGCAGCCGCCCACTTACGTGCGGGCGCAGCGCTACAAGTACTGGTTCTCGCCGCCCGGGGAGCAGGG CCAGTGGTGGCGGCGCCAGTGGGTGGAGGAGTTTTTCCCGCCCGTGTCCCTGGGGGACCCGACGCTGGACGCGCTGCTCAGGCAGTTTGGCCTTCAG GACAAAAGCCCACCCCGGGCCCGCAGCTCCAGCAACGCCCTGACCCAGGCCCTCCACTGGGTGCGGAAACAGCTGTCTCCCCTGGAGGCCCCCGtcctgctctgggggctcctcggGACCGTGGGGGCGATTCGGGTCACGCAGGCCCTGCTGGGCCCCCGGTCCTCCCCTCGGGCCAAGGAGGAGAAGCACAGGCCCGCGCCCCGGGAGCACGTAGTAGCCGCCAGCAAACCCGCGTCCCCAGCGCCCAGCACCAGCAGCGGTTCCCAGACCCCTCGGCGGAAGAAGCAGCCGCCTCCTGCCGGCCCCACGTCCTGA